The Candoia aspera isolate rCanAsp1 chromosome 6, rCanAsp1.hap2, whole genome shotgun sequence genome has a segment encoding these proteins:
- the NCBP2AS2 gene encoding protein NCBP2AS2: protein MVLRRLLLALLNDPRLLDRLAEAQPIRAAARLTVAALTRGLRLRDTFLRELKEEAARAKDAGWPPRPAGPKKGRSP, encoded by the coding sequence ATGGTGCTGCGCCGGCTGCTTCTCGCCCTGCTGAACGACCCCCGGCTCCTGGACCGCCTGGCGGAGGCGCAGCCTATTCGGGCGGCGGCGCGCCTCACGGTCGCGGCCCTCACGCGCGGACTGCGCCTGCGCGACACCTTCCTGCGCGAGCTGAAGGAGGAGGCGGCGCGCGCCAAGGACGCCGGCTGGCCCCCGCGCCCCGCCGGGCCGAAGAAGGGGCGCAGCCCGTGA